In Anaerolineae bacterium, the following are encoded in one genomic region:
- a CDS encoding cupin domain-containing protein — protein MSVKNLTDVPLEPVSAGEGVTFQVLISPDEGPNFAMRRFIMAPGGGMPNHTNAVEHEQFVLRGQARIGIGAEVFEVKATDIVFIPAGVPHWYQNIGAEPFEFLCLVPNKPDTVKILE, from the coding sequence ATGTCCGTAAAAAACTTGACCGACGTTCCCCTTGAACCCGTCAGCGCCGGAGAAGGCGTGACCTTCCAGGTACTCATTAGCCCAGACGAGGGGCCCAATTTTGCCATGCGCCGCTTTATCATGGCACCGGGTGGGGGGATGCCCAATCATACCAACGCCGTTGAGCACGAACAGTTTGTGCTGCGCGGACAGGCCCGTATCGGCATTGGCGCTGAGGTTTTTGAAGTAAAGGCCACCGATATTGTCTTTATCCCCGCCGGCGTACCTCACTGGTATCAGAATATCGGCGCTGAACCCTTTGAGTTTCTATGCCTGGTGCCCAATAAACCCGACACGGTGAAGATTTTAGAATAG
- a CDS encoding ABC transporter permease: MPKIWLIAIREFRHRVRARGFWLGSIGVPLVFMIIWVAAGGLGPTPPADAAETDLPEQMTGYVDQAGLIQRIPDSIPADLFKPFPDPQTAEMALARGNIGAYYLILPNYRETGQVQRISRRLTINPPDVRWFNRLLQANLLPDADSKMLDRLRRPFNAAGPDFVNVATQAQTEGGGMQMVPFVVTIAIIIPLVSGAGYLFQSLAQEKSNRVMEILLVSLRPTQLLAGKLLGLGALTLLQYALWIILGGAGLLATGQDVGQMLTGIRLPAYQLLLVVPFALGGFLLYAALMAGIGALARDVEDGRTWLFVISLPMMIPIYLGAAIAGNPNGPLAVGLSLFPLSAPVAMLLRITGAVVPAWQIALSLMLLALTGVGTIWLMARLFRVQILLSGESLSARRMWSALRG, from the coding sequence ATGCCAAAAATATGGCTCATTGCCATTCGTGAATTTCGCCACCGGGTGCGTGCGCGAGGATTCTGGTTGGGCAGTATAGGCGTGCCGCTGGTTTTTATGATCATCTGGGTTGCTGCCGGTGGGTTAGGCCCTACGCCTCCGGCCGATGCGGCTGAAACGGATCTGCCGGAGCAGATGACGGGCTACGTGGATCAGGCCGGCTTAATCCAACGTATTCCTGATTCCATTCCCGCCGACTTGTTTAAACCTTTTCCCGACCCGCAAACGGCAGAAATGGCCCTGGCGCGCGGTAACATCGGCGCGTATTACCTTATTTTGCCCAACTACCGGGAAACCGGCCAGGTGCAACGCATCAGCCGGCGGCTCACCATCAACCCGCCCGACGTGCGCTGGTTCAACCGCCTGTTGCAAGCCAACTTGCTGCCGGATGCCGATTCAAAAATGCTTGACCGTTTGCGCCGACCCTTCAATGCTGCCGGGCCGGATTTTGTCAACGTGGCCACGCAAGCCCAAACAGAAGGGGGTGGCATGCAAATGGTACCGTTTGTGGTGACCATTGCTATCATCATCCCTTTGGTTTCCGGAGCCGGCTACCTTTTCCAGAGTTTGGCCCAGGAAAAATCGAACCGGGTGATGGAGATTCTGCTGGTCTCGCTGCGCCCGACCCAATTGTTGGCCGGAAAATTACTGGGACTGGGCGCGTTAACGCTACTTCAGTACGCCCTCTGGATTATCCTGGGCGGGGCGGGATTACTGGCTACCGGGCAGGATGTAGGCCAAATGTTGACCGGTATCCGTCTTCCGGCTTACCAACTGTTACTGGTGGTACCCTTTGCCCTGGGTGGTTTTCTACTCTACGCGGCCTTGATGGCCGGCATCGGCGCGCTGGCCCGTGATGTTGAGGATGGCCGCACCTGGCTGTTTGTCATCAGCCTGCCGATGATGATCCCCATTTACCTGGGCGCGGCCATTGCCGGCAACCCCAATGGGCCGCTGGCCGTTGGCTTGAGCCTGTTTCCCTTGTCCGCGCCGGTGGCCATGTTGTTGCGCATTACCGGCGCTGTTGTCCCCGCCTGGCAAATTGCCTTGAGTCTGATGTTGCTGGCCCTAACCGGGGTTGGCACAATCTGGTTGATGGCCCGCCTGTTCCGGGTGCAAATTTTGCTGAGCGGGGAATCCCTTTCCGCCCGCCGGATGTGGTCGGCCTTGAGAGGTTGA